The DNA region GCAAATTCATCAAAACTTATCGAAGCTTGTTTACCAAAATCTAGCATAAAAATGTGTCTATCAAATGAGTGgtaaaagtgtatttttaaaaataaatgccctgttttaaaaaaaaagaaaaaaaaaaaaaaaaaaaaaataggataaGTATAGAACAAATACGAAGGAATATTATCAAGATGACTAACGTCAAAGTTCAGTTTCTATAATCACTGACCAGGAAAAGCAGAGCGACCAGTTGCttgtttcttaattatttcacagagaattttgttttgccaattttttttttatgtctgtAATTAAGCAATTCAGGCCGTCCTCATATTTGTTTCTAACATTTCAAGCGTATGGATGATAATGTGTAAGGTAAGGGTTTGAAATTGAAATACTACTTACTTTCatagtaaaatattaaatttcctTAAATCCCCAAACACCACTAGAAAAGCAAATTAAATTTCTAGAGATCATAATCAAATGGCTAAGATTCAATTTCATGATTCTAGTAacaagtcttgtttgatttaaaaccagaaaaattAACCATTAAAGTTACTTTTTAACAATACGAGATAAAAACTGATACTAAAACAGCAGGCTTACGAATCTAACAGTCTTAAGAGAATAATTACAATGACTTGACCCGGTAATGTCTCACTCTCACACAAATAACCGAGCCTTTCTTTCCCTTGACCTTCAAACCTCTTGGAATTTTGGGTTCTCACCACAACAAAGACCTCCCTGAAACTCCCATTGTTCCTATGATCACCCAAAATAAAGCACATAGTGCCCCAATGATTGATAAGCAGAAGACCCCTTGTTCTTATTCTTCTTGTCATTGTTTCCTCCAGACTTCTTCCTCCTCACAGCTGAATCACTAGCTGTGACaacaacattattatttttacctgTGCTTTTAGAAGCAAACCTGAAAAGACCACCACTGCTTGACATTCTGACAAGGTTCACTTTAACAAATGCATTCTCTGAAGCATATGCTGGCTTTGCAGGAACCGATTCCAGGAAAGTCCATAGACTAGAAGCAAACTGACTTGACTCGCCTTTTGTTGCTTCATCTTCGTTAGTTATACTTGTACCAGAAGGAAGAGGGTTTATGAATTCAGATGGAACACCTGTCAAGGGAATATGATTAGGAAAAATTGGcctacatatataatatacttgCGATCGTCAGAAGAGCTCTTTAAGCTGGCTTTATTATATACCCCCATCCAGTGCCTTTGCCTCAGGATCAAACTTGTAGACATCAGTCTCTCCGATTGCTTCGACTTGAGTTTTTTCCGGCGGATCTTTCTCTTGAGATAATACACTACAAGCTCCTCATCCGTCGGATGAAACCTAAAACCTGGAGCTAAACCTCCGTTCTCAGCCGTCAAATCCATCACTTCGTCTCTCCCTCTTCCTATTACAgagaattaaacaaaaaaacaaaaaaccctaaaaagttcagattttttttgtaccaaatgaaagaagaagaaagaagaagagacgtattttttttgttaagtttttcatttaatttaattggggCTTTTTTGCGTGGAGAGGAAGGTTTGGATTTTGTGAAACGACACGTCGGATAAGTGTCTGATCGCAGAAAGCGTGAGATTCACGCGCTTTTAATACCAATATGGGCCTATCAAAACTGGGcctttcttttccttctgtaaATGCGCAATAGATTTTGCATTTTGTTTCTGCAATTAATTGACTAGAACACAACAGAAGTGTCTAGAGAGAGCTTTCTTTGgtctgtatatatttttttatacaacACATTTGTATTCTCCAGAAAAATTTGTAAAGTTTTGTACTCTGTTTCTCTGTTGACAAATGAGGTAtcttttttatatcttttgtgATTAATTTTGCTGCTACGAAATTGCACTATTTTGATCATGAAGTCGTTTTGATTTGTAAATGAGTTTGGTGAGTTTTNNNNNNNNNNNNNNNNNNNNNNNNNNNNNNNNNNNNNNNNNNNNNNNNNNNNNNNNNNNNNNNNNNNNNNNNNNNNNNNNNNNNNNNNNNNNNNNNNNNNNNNNNNNNNNNNNNNNNNNNNNNNNNNNNNNNNNNNNNNNNNNNNNNNNCAGTCTCTCCGATTGCTTCGACTTGAGTTTTTTCCGGCGGATCTTTCTCTTGAGATAATACACTACAAGCTCCTCATCCGTCGGATGAAACCTAAAACCTGGAGCTAAACCTCCGTTCTCAGCCGTCAAATCCATCACTTCGTCTCTCCCTCTTCCTATTACAgagaattaaacaaaaaaacaaaaaaccctaaaaagttcagattttttttgtaccaaatgaaagaagaagaaagaagaagagacgtattttttttgttaagtttttcatttaatttaattggggCTTTTTTGCGTGGAGAGGAAGGTTTGGATTTTGTGAAACGACACGTCGGATAAGTGTCTGATCGCAGAAAGCGTGAGATTCACGCGCTTTTAATACCAATATGGGCCTATCAAAACTGGGcctttcttttccttctgtaaATGCGCAATAGATTTTGCATTTTGTTTCTGCAATTAATTGACTAGAACACAACAGAAGTGTCTAGAGAGAGCTTTCTTTGgtctgtatatatttttttatacaacACATTTGTATTCTCCAGAAAAATTTGTAAAGTTTTGTACTCTGTTTCTCTGTTGACAAATGAGGTAtcttttttatatcttttgtgATTAATTTTGCTGCTACGAAATTGCACTATTTTGATCATGAAGTCGTTTTGATTTGTAAATGAgtttggtgagtttttttttttggttttgatatgcTTTCGAAATTTTCAGTAGACATCCAACGGTGAAGTGGGCGCAAAGATCTGATAAGGTTTACATAACCGTGGAATTGCCGGATGCTGAAGATGTTAAGGTGAAGCTTGAGCCTCACGGCAAGTTCTTTTTCTCTGCTACGAGTGAACCTACCAAGACACCATACGAGGTGGACATTGATCTGTTTGAAAGTGTTGATGTGAATGTAAGTACAAAGatcgaatttgtttgtttgtatgtgttCTTGTATTCAGTTTTGGATCTTTTGGAGATTGTGATTTTGGGATGATTGGTAGGAGAGCAAGGCGAGTGTAAGCTCGAGGTGTATATGTTACATGGTGAAGAAAGCTGAGAGCAAATGGTGGGACAGATTGATTAAGCAAGAAGGGAAAACTCCAGTGTACTTGAAAGTTGATTGGGATAAATgggttgatgaagatgaagataaagGTATAAGAATGCTTACTTAACCCTTAAAGAGCTTAATTGTACTTGTCTTAACTAAGCTGACTCTTTAATTATTTGCCAGGAGGAGCTGATGATATGGACTTTGGAGATTTTGATTTCAATGTAAGGCCAATGATATTGCATGAAAGATTAACCATTAATTTCTTCCATTTATCGATAAGGAAACTAATGTATTgtcgttttatttattttttagagtCTCAACATGGGAGACACTGATGGCATTGGAAATGGAGGTAAGGATTTGGACGTGTATCGGATCTTAGTTTAAtgctgttttgaaaaattgaagaagtttttgtattaattaagtACATTTGAGGATTAGGTTTGGTTTAGTGATGAGATGTTTTATTACAGAAGGTGGTAGTGATATGGAGGAGGAGACTACAGAAGAGTCAAAGGTAGgggagaagattgaagaagaagaagaaaatgcagagaaagataaagaagcTGCATCAGAAGTGAAGAAGAATTAAGTTTGATCATCTTATGTTAAGATTTTCCTAATGATCTCTATAAACTTGATATGGTATATGTGACTTTCAGATATATTGATGTAATGGTGTGAAGGATGATGTGGGAGATTGGAGATTTGGAGATTGGAGTTAATTTCAGATATATTAAGAAGTTTGggtttgttaattaaaagtttCTCCCTAAtggtgagtttttgttttgagtctcttaatttatttatttttttgaaaataaaaaaaaattaaataagaatatgaaattattgcatttgatATCTATGTTTCTAAGATTATTGTATTTCATAACATaggaaacattaaaacataataaaagagatgtaaaattcataaaaaaaaaaaaaaaaaaatgcttaattgtattctccaaattttgcccaaatatttTCAACCAAACCAAATTGGTTTGGGTGGTTGTTAATGTTGAACATGTGGAGTAAGAAGAGATTGTCAAACTTGATTCGAAATTTGGTCACAAAGTTGATTTAAGCATTCATCAATGGTGTCATCAAAATTATTGTGTGAAGAAGATGCCATTTTAGAAGAAAAGTGAAATAAAAGATATAGAGTGTTTGATAAGACAGAAAGTGAATTGGACAACAAGtgaaataaaagatatatgAGAGTGCTTACAATCAAGAGTAGCCGATTCTAGTTTGCTACATATACAAGTTTATTGAACAACAattgtgaaaagaaaaacacaaaacgtGTTCACGGGAAGGAAAAACACAAAGCACAGAAGGTTCAATGTAAGAGCAGAACGTAAACCTGCTGAGGGATAAGCAAACAACACAtgagataaaaattaaaaacagaacagaaccaTGTTATAAGAATAGAACCACGTTATAAGAACAGAGCCATGTTATAAGAACAAAACCATATTATAAAACGATTCACTAAACCATTCACAATAAGTGTTTAACTATTACAACTACCTACCTAGCATTTGTGTTTAAGTGTCACAAACGAAACtatcaacgacaacaacaaagcAAGACTTCAAGTTAAAATTCTCACATTAGCCAAGTTGAaagacaacacaacacaacacaacacctAAAATTCTCACAACACAACACCTGATTAGCCAAGTTGAAAGAcatcacaacacaacacaacacaacacaacacaacacctAAAATTCTCACAACACAACAAGAACACAACACCTAAAATTCTCACAACACAGCAAGAAGAAAGACATCAAATCAACAACATCTCCAACAAATCTTTATGTGAATAACTCAAACATTGATTGTAAAAAGAGACACACTAACCCGTTTCTCTCTTGCTTTATAAACATGGCCAAAATTTCATAGAGCTGAAGCCGATTACAAACACCAAACCACATACACAAgatcaacaaacaaaagagaagccAATTACATAACATAGGGAGCTGAAGCCGATTACATAATAGAACAAACTAAACCCAATTAAGGAACCTAATACAAACACCAAAACGATTACATAATAGAGCTGAAGCCACAATCATATAgcaagaaccctaaaatttcgAACAACCAACCCTAAACCCAAATttaccaacaaaatccaaagaaatttaccaacaaaatccaaagaaatttaccaacaaaatccaaagaAATTTACCTAAAATTTCGCCTCCCCAGATTAAATCCTCTCCGATTCGGATCTCCTCCGACCCAATCGCCTTTGATTCCATAGCATAAACAGGACATTCTCCTTCCTTTTATCAATAGACTTTGATCGAGAGAGAAACTGcgagagagagactgagagagagagatgaaacaaagaaaaaaatgggttCTGtcgaaacaattttttttctttcttctattttttgttcAGCCAATGAGCACTTGACACATACCGCCTTTTAGCCCATAAACGAGTCTCTAATATAAGAGGCTCTCTtgcaattttttgtttaatttgatgttttttttcttggcacTAAAACACCCCTTAGAACTCTGAGTTGGGGATAAACTTATAAGGAGTATCTTAAacactgtttgattttttttataaattaattgtggattgttttgaatataagaactcATGATCTCTTCGTTAAAATTTTTTCCTTCAGTAGtaggttctaattttgggtctcttatttttgaaatattgtttttaaaatttaaaaattttaaatataatagaagttgtataaatgtgtaaacatttaaaattttataaaaattgaaaatattacatttaattaatttttaaacatataactGATGCTTCTTGTTCTAATGGTATTCTTCTGATGATGAGAGTAACTCAGACGAAAAAGAAAACTTCTTAGTCACAAGTTCAAATGTGATGGATAAGAAGCCAAAAACATGATATTGTTTGTAATGTAATGAAGATGAATATCGCCAATCTAATGCGATTATTATTTGTCTGATTCAAATTAACCATAAAATTACAATTATCGCCAATCTAATGTGATTACTCAAACTAACCATAAAATTACAATTTCATTTTAGCTTCGCTTCCTCTTTGGCCTTTAGAAAGATGTAACATTCATCAATtagctacattttttttatattgacaATCAATTTTCTATATACTGCAAGTAATTTGCATCAACATGTCGAAATTCATATTCAGTAGTTCTTGTCTCTTATAAGATAAAATATCAAAGCTTCgatttcaacaaacaaaaaaacaaaagaatctgcTGTTATTATCCAAGTGGAAGGATGAAAACAGAGAGCTCACACAATCGtttaatacaaaaagaaactccATCCAATGAAGCTATACTTGTGATCACATTCACACGTCATCATCTCTATTCTGATGCTCCAGGGGCAATTGTTCCAACTCTTCCCTGCGTCTGGCTATCTCCTGCAACAACAGTCAATGATTTAGAAGCCATTTGAGGAATATGATAATGGTAATGATGCAAAGTATAGAAACTAGATGATCGGGAACCAGAGCTAACTGCAGTTGATGAAGGGTATCGTCAAAAACAGGGGTTCCCTCCACCATTGATGATCTTGGTGGACAAGGAGGTCTTGGGATCGCTTATGGTAAATACAAATGTTCTGGATATCCCTCCTAGATTGGTGAACAAGAACCTCAAGCAAACCAACGAAACTGTcttaactaaaacaaaacaaacagacCTTTTGGTGTTGGTTTATATTCTCAAGGTAACTAACAAAAGAACACTCATTCAAACACAGAAAACACAAACCATTTGTCTCATCCTGTTCATAGTAAACGAAGAGTacgaaaagaagaataaaaaaaaaacagaaccaagcTCTTCTTTATTTAAGTTCTTTCGCAGTCTCTCGATCTGACTCAGGCAAAATTGTTTCATCCGTTAAGGCGGAAGAATCACCTGCACTTGCATTCTGGTTTTGTTTTAGTGCTTGTTCCTGGTTCTGGTTCATCATGGTTTGCATGTCCTGCATTCTCTTGCGGACAACACTGGTCACCAATACTGAAAACAAGTAAAAGACCAGTCACTATTACACACTATACATACCTATGATCTATCCATAGAGAATATAGGAACTGGTAAACAAAACTCTGGTAATTAGAATGACAGAAAAGAGTATCATACTAGCTGCAGTGCCGATAGTCTAGACCCAGAGGATCTTCAAACCAGGACTCTTCTCTCTCCCCATTTCCCCTAGCATCATCACAAATTCATTCCAGACCTTTTAGCAGCACCAAACTAAAAACCCAATTATAACAAGGTTTTAGactaaacaagaagaagcactCAATCTAGCTGGTGGTTTTCGAAACTAAACAAGGTTCACTTAGTAATCAACCATTGCGAAACAAGATCAATCTGCAGTAAGCTAAAGGTGATCTAAACGAGTTCTGCATAAACACCTTCCACCTAAAGCTGAATGATTaggatatatatacacatagtCGAAGCCAGATTACGAAAAATCTCGTATCACACTGTAATCCCAACACATAAGAGCCTCAAGAACTCTCAGATTTCAGAAACGAAACTGGTTACAACTAATCGCTGTTTCAAAACCCTTGATTAGAAgaaaccctgaaccctgaacacATAAGAACCTCAAGAACTCTCTGATTCTAATCTCGTCTGATTCCATCTCCAATGATTTCGACCGATTCAATCTCCTCGGATTGAGAGGTTCGcaacagagagcgagagagagaggaagagaaagaacacatcgggccaaaa from Camelina sativa cultivar DH55 chromosome 3, Cs, whole genome shotgun sequence includes:
- the LOC104777290 gene encoding uncharacterized protein OsI_027940-like isoform X1 gives rise to the protein MSRHPTVKWAQRSDKVYITVELPDAEDVKVKLEPHGKFFFSATSEPTKTPYEVDIDLFESVDVNESKASVSSRCICYMVKKAESKWWDRLIKQEGKTPVYLKVDWDKWVDEDEDKGGADDMDFGDFDFNSLNMGDTDGIGNGEGGSDMEEETTEESKVGEKIEEEEENAEKDKEAASEVKKN
- the LOC104777290 gene encoding uncharacterized protein OsI_027940-like isoform X2; this encodes MSRHPTVKWAQRSDKVYITVELPDAEDVKVKLEPHGKFFFSATSEPTKTPYEVDIDLFESVDVNESKASVSSRCICYMVKKAESKWWDRLIKQEGKTPVYLKVDWDKWVDEDEDKGGADDMDFGDFDFNSLNMGDTDGIGNGGGSDMEEETTEESKVGEKIEEEEENAEKDKEAASEVKKN
- the LOC104777290 gene encoding uncharacterized protein OsI_027940-like isoform X3; the encoded protein is MRHPTVKWAQRSDKVYITVELPDAEDVKVKLEPHGKFFFSATSEPTKTPYEVDIDLFESVDVNESKASVSSRCICYMVKKAESKWWDRLIKQEGKTPVYLKVDWDKWVDEDEDKGGADDMDFGDFDFNSLNMGDTDGIGNGEGGSDMEEETTEESKVGEKIEEEEENAEKDKEAASEVKKN